The genomic region GTCCTGAAGGAGAGATTAGCAATGATACAGgtatttctttacttttaaaagCATATGTACAACATTAAATATGTGACTACCGATACCCTTCTTAATTTTTGTTTCAGATTCCCCTGATTGTTTCCCTTGCCCTGAGGAGCTATGGCCAAATGCACAGAGGGATGCTTGTTTCCCTAAGCTTATAGAATTTCTCTCCTTTGACGAGGTCCTAGGAATCATCCTGGCTGCATTCTCAGTCGGTGGTGCCTGTCTTGCCATTATAACAGCGGCTATATTCTTTCGTCACAGGGCATCCCCGATTGTCAGGGCCAACAACTCTGAGTTGAGCTTCCTGTTGCTCTTCTCCTTGACTCTTTGTTTCTTATGTTCATTAACTTTCATTGGAACACCTTCTGATTGGTCCTGCATGCTGCGCCACACAGCGTTTGGCATCACCTTCGTCCTCTGCATTTCTTGTGTTCTTGGAAAAACTATAGTTGTGTTACTAGCCTTTAAAGCTACACTCCCAGGTAGTAATGTCATGAAATGGTTTGGCCCTCTACAGCAAAGGATGACTGTAGTGTCtttcacatttattcaagttttaataTGTGCTATTTGGTTGGGTCTTAGTCCCCCTTTTCCAATGAAAAACTTAAGTATATATAAGGAGAGAATCATCCTGGAGTGTGCATTAGGCTCAGCTATTGGGTTCTGGGTTGTTCTTGGGTACATAGGCCTACTGGCTGTCTTTTGCTTTGTGTTAGCTGTCCTAGCCCGGAAACTCCCCGATAATTTTAATGAAGCTAAGCTGATCACCTTCagcatgctgatattctgtGCAGTCTGGATCACCTTTATTCCAGCATATGTCAGCTCTCCTGAGAAATTTACTGTGGCTGTGGAAATATTTGCCATTCTGGCCTCCAGTTTTGGACTAATAGTGTGTATATTTGCTCCAAAATGTTTCATCATATTGTTTAAGCCAGAGAAGAACACCAAGAAACATTTGATGAACAAAAATTAATCCTAAACAATTTGAGCTTTCAAAATAGTTAAGATGGGCACATAAGCTTATGCTATGCAGTCAACACAGTCTTCGCTtagttcattttcatttttgactgtcttaaaatgtacttaaatgtTGTAATCATATTCGAAATAATGTAAATATCCCTAACAAAAATGCATGGTACTGAGTCCTCGGCAGCGTGATTAAATAATTGCcattttaagaatgttttttgcacaactgaaatgcattttaaatggtGAGAATGCTAGTTTGACACAAAATAAGGatgcaaataaaaaagtatattaaatcaaaaatacacacaaccaTGAATCCAACAAAAACACTCAACCTAACACCTCATTTGACCTGACAGACGTTTCTGTGCCCTCCCTACAGCTCTCAACAACCTATGAGTGATCATGAATGCATTCATGTAgctatttaaatttaaaatctaACAGTTTACAGTTTTAAGGGTTTTGCTCTTTGTATTggctatttgtttttttatgtttttacagcTAAGCACTTTTATGACTATTTGAAATACATGAGGTTagtgtaaataaggaaataaagaataatCATGAGTTTAATGCTTCTTTTAATCTATGCTGGCAGCTATTTTATTAATAGTTTAAGACGCTGACAATGCTTCAGTCATCCATAGCATATATTGCAGTCAGGGCAGAATAAAACAATAGGCATTAATACAGTGGTTAGTTAGAATCCGAttataaatcaaataattttaGTTGTAGCATACTGAACAGTGATACACTGCTCAGTATATGATACTTCCAAAATAATTCTCTCCTATCCTCAGCATGTAGATTTGAGCCTATGACATTTATCTGAACACTTGTCCTCTTTTTCTTAGACTCCATCGGATGAATCAGTGTATTACAGAGCAACTGAACTTCAAAGGGGATCTCACAGGACAGTTTTGTGATTGCTTTCCAGTGTATTTTATGggataaatacatgtatttaaaaCTGGATTAAACCAAAGAAATGGTTTTATCATTCATGAGGTAAAACTGAAATATGAGCAGAAAGACAGCAAGATACAGATAGCTTGTGTTTACTATTGTAACTTTACATGAAGAGAAATGAGACAGGGAATTGGGTAAGAGCATCTTCCTTCTGATCTCTTATAGGCTGATgtacaggagaaggaggaatcTCTTGTCTGATAATCTATATAAACCAgtggaaacacacatacatttgtTCTACATACAGACATTTGAGAAATGAAGGTCTCAGCCCTCCTTGTTGGCCTGATCCTGTCTCTGAGTTCTTGTGAGCTGAACTCACATCTGAAACAAAGGGTTGAGCTCACAGAAGAAAGGACTGGTGCTGGAGTCAGCACTGAGGCATCACCTGTTAAATGTAAACTCCAGGGTACCACTCGTCTACCTGCATTCTCATTGGATGGTGACTACGTTATCGGGGGTGTTTTCTCCATACACACCTACATGCACACAGTCAAACATAACTACACCACCGAGCCTGAGCCACTAAAGTGCATAGGGAGGTTAGTAAGTGGGACAAAAGTTGGATGAGTGGATGTTAGATGGTGTGAGGATataaatgtattgatttataTGCTGTGCTTACAATTGTGTAAAACTGTTATGCAATGTTAAAAGCTTTCTCTTTTGTGTTACATTAGATGCCACATGAGTATTTGGCCATATAAATTACGTAGAGCATTATGATCTgaaaaaaataagcatttttgtgtttcttgccTGAAAATATAGATGTGCTTAAAgattttataaatgtttgtgGGTTTTAAGCAATTAAGACTTTCAATTTAGTGGACTTTTGTTATCCCATGCATTGAAATTCCCGTGAATACAGCAGTGCAGCTGTCAGTTACGGTCTGTAACTCTGAGTTGAACTTCTTTATTATGTGTTCTCTGTTGAAATGGTGACCTGTCTTTATCATGTAAATTTGAACACTGTCGAGATATTCTGTGTGCAGAATTGAGTCTCGTGAACTGCGCTTCTCACGTGCAATGGTCTTCGCCATCGAGGAGAttaacaacagcacagagctgctgcctGGCATCAAACTCGGTTATCAGATCCATGACTCGTGTGCCTCAGTGCCTCTGACAATGCTTGTAGCATTCCAGCTTTCAAATGGGCTGGAACCGGTGTTTTACACAGGCAACAACTGCTCACAATCTGGTGTGGTGATGGCTATCGTTGGTGAGTCCGGGTCCACGCCATCAATCAGCATGGCACGCATCATCGGGTCCTTCAACATTCCTCAggtaaatatttgtattttttgtcagactttgtgtgtttaatatgGACTAATGCTTGTTTTCTATGTCTGTGCCATTAATCAATTACACTGTTGTACTGTCTTAGGTGAGCCACTTTGCCACTTGTGCATGCCTGTCTGATAAGCAGCAGTACCCGAGTTTCTTCAGAACAATCCCCAGTGACCAGTTTCAGGCTGACGCGCTGGCCAAGCTGGTCAAACACTTTGGCTGGACTTGGATAGGTGCTGTTCGTTCGGATTCAGACTATGGCAATAATGGCATGGCGTCTTTCCTGCAGGCGGCACAGAAGGAGGGGATCTGTGTAGAATACTCTGAATCTTTCTATCGGACCCACCCACGTAACAGGATCCAGAGAGTAGCTGACATTATCCGCAGGTTTCTAAATAACTGATTGATGTACTTTTGctcataaaacacaaagaaacactgcACAAACAATCTTCAATTAAATGTGCATATAAATAtgtgtctgtatatatatactatatatctTTATACTTATTTAAAAGGTAAATTTCATGTTTGTGTCACTGatactgtttattttgtttgtgtgtgtgcgtcatcTGTCTGGGTTTTTCTATTGGTGTAATATCATGCACTATAATGTCTCTCCAGGTCGACCGCTATGGTTGTTGTAGCATTTGTAGCCTCTGGAGACATGAGGATCCTGCTCAAGGAGTTGTCACACAGGCCTTCTCCACCTCGCCAGTGGATAGGCAGTGAGGACTGGGTAACTAACCCAGATATGCTGAGCTTCAGGATCTGTACTGGAGCCATTGGATTTGGCATTCAGCAATCTGTCATCCCAGGTCTGAGAGAATTCTTGCTGGATCTCTCTCCCACTAAAGTGGCTGCCTCACCAGTGCTTACTGAGTTCTGGGAGAATGCATTCAGCTGCAGGCTGGGAAACGGTAAGTTGTACTTATTTTTAGATGACATTTACAATTGAATCCAATGGAACCTCCCAGCCTTTAAAGGGAAATGTAAGGGTTAAACAATATGATAAGGCATTTACAGAGATGCAGAAAGAAGGTCTTTCTCTGTAAAGGATCTAATGCGATGATGTCAGTTTAGGTTTTGGGGCAAGATTTCATATTAACTTGTCTGTAGTGGTTTCATGACACGTAAGTCCTGAACACAAGTATGTGAATTACTAGCATGTATCTGGACAGTACTATTTTACTAACAGTGACTTCactgtatttatcttttccGTGTTTTCTAGGTGCAACCATAAACAAGAGTGTGTGCAATGGAACTGAAGACATAAAGATTCTCCAGGATCCGTACACTGACACATCTCAGCTCCGCATCACTAATATGGTATATAAAGCTGTTTATGCAATAGCACATGCCATTCATAATGCAATGTGTAAGGACACAAATTCTACAGCTCAGTGTGACAAATTAACCAGGATTAAGTCAAAACAGGTCAGTGAAAGTGATTCCTTTCGCTAAGATACACCTTTTGTGAATTATTTATGTTCTCTCCATCATTCTGGTACTTTCATGCATCCTCATAGGTTCTGACTCAGCTGAAGAAATTAAATTTTTCCAAAAATGGTGATGATGTGTCATTTGATGCCAATGGGGATCCTGTGGCCAAATATGAGCTGGTTAACTGGAAAAAAAGTGAGAGTGACAGCATTGAAATGGTGACAGTAGGGCATTATGATGCATCACTGCCGGAGGGTCAGGAGTTCAGCATCAACAGAAACCTCATGTGGGTCGAAGGAGGCACTCAGGTAAGTAGCCTAAATGCCAACCATTTAAAATATTCCGATTTCACATTTGTAATCACCAAgttaatcagtgtttcccattaaTTAACGAGACTCTGCTGGCCCTCCATAGTCTAATTTGCTGCACCATAGTCTCCTTCTAAGAAAACGTTTTTCACCTCATAATAACGCTGAAAATATATAACGTTTCATACCGTTGCTGTATACGCAAATGCTTTCTCACtgacatacacatgcacatatataCTCCAGTCTGAGGCCCTGCAAATTAAAAGCATTGACACCATGTGTTGCTTTGGATACTGTAATACACATACTTGGTAGTCATCCCTCATAGAAGTAAGCATGCACAATTTCTCCTGGCAAACTGGTGTGCGTGATTGAAGGACTGCGATAGATATTTAAGAGAGAGATACAAATAATGAACCCATCCTTTACTCCTCAGAGCTGTATAGtatgtgtgagtttgtttgtttctatgGATCAGGTGCCtgtgtcagtgtgcagtgaCAGCTGTCCTCCAGGAACTCGTAAAGTCCTACAGAAAGGAAAACCAATCTGCTGTTATGATTGTATTTCGTGTCCAGAAGGAGAGATTAGCAATGCTACAGGTATTCATTTTCTCCAATGCATATGTACAACATCAAATATGTGACTGCTGAAAGCCATATTCTATTTTGTTTCAGATTCTCCTGATTGTTTCCCTTGTCCCGAGGAGCTATGGTCAAATGCAGAGAGAGATACTTGTTTATCAAAGCCTGTAGAGTTTCTTTCCTTTGATGAGATCCTAGGAATCATACTGGCTGTGTTCTCAGTTGCTGGTGCCTGTCTTGCCATTTTTATTGCGGCTGTGTTCTTTCATCACAGATCATCCCCGATTGTCAGGGCCAacaactctgagctgagcttcctgctgctcttttcCCTGACTCTATGTTTCTTATGTTCATTAACTTTCATTGGAGTTCCCTCCAAGTGGTCCTGCATGCTGCGCCACACAGCATTTGGCATCACATTTGTCCTCTGCATCTCTTGTGTTCTTGGAAAAACTATAGTTGTATTAATGGCCTTTAAGGCAACACTTCCAGGTAGTAATGTCATGAAGTGGTTTGGTCCTGCACAGCAAAGGATGACTGTAGTGTCtttcacatttattcaagttttaataTGTACTATTTGGTTGGGTCTTAGTCCCCCTTTTCCAATGAAAAACCTCATTTTATACAAGGAAAGAATCATCCTGGAGTGTGCATTAGGCTCAGCTATTGGGTTCTGGGTTGTTCTCGGGTACATTGGCCTACTGGCTCTCTTTTGCTTTGTGTTAGCTGTCCTAGCTCGGAAACTTCCTGATAATTTTAATGAAGCCAAGCTGATCACCTTCagcatgctgatattctgtGCAGTCTGGATCACCTTTATCCCAGCGTATGTCAGCTCTCCTGGGAAATTTACTGTGGCTGTGGAAATATTTGCCATTCTGGCCTCCAGTTTTGGACTGATACTGTGTATATTTGCTCCAAAGTGTTATATCATATTGTTTAagccaaagaaaaacacaaaaaaaaaaataatgaacaaaaatTAATGTTTCAACGCTTGAGCTTTGGAAATAGTTAAGATGGCCACATATACGGCTTATGCTGTGCAGTCAGCACAGTCTCTAACTAGCTTGTTTTCATTGAAGGTCCTTTTAATGCTTTTGTCTTACAATTTAGTATACTTTTCATCCTATTCTAAATAAATATTCCAAACAAAAATGCATGATATTGAGTCCTCACCATTGTGATTAAATCATTGCCTTTTTAAGAATGTTTTTGTATGACTGAATAGCATTTTAAATAATGAGAATGCTAGTTTGGTAAAGAATAACTGAGCTAATAGAAAGCATATTAACATGAAAGTATACATTAGCTTTACCACAACACATAACATCTCATTTTACCTGATAAAATCTTCTGTGACCGCCCTGGAGCCCACAATAACCAGTGAGTGCTTTCATAGATATCCATACAGAGAATGAAATTTCAAACCCAGCAATTAACTATTTCTAAAGGTTTTCTCAGGCCTTCACTTGGAAATTATGCCATTTTATACAGTGTTATGCATTTAGCTCTTTGTATAGGCTGTCTTAATCTTAATTTCGAGTATGTATGGCTATATGTGTGGACCAATTGTGTATTCCAGCAACTAAGGGACGTTAGATAAtattttcaagtttttattAAAAGAGACACTTTAAACACTTGcaaaaagaagcttttttaATAATACGATTTTAAAATATAGTAGTTAGTTTAGGAAGCTAAAAATACTTTACTCATCCATAGTGAATGGCAGAATGAAACAATAGGCTTCCATACAGTGGTCAACTTAAATCAGGTGTATTACTGCTCTGTATATGCTACAACCAAAATAATTGTTGTTGGCATAGGCACCAACGGCCATTCTCAGTTTCCATACATTTGAGCTTATGGCATTTATCTGAACACTTTTCATCTTTGCCAGACTCCAGTGTGTATTCATGAGGTCTAAATATAATATGAGCTGCAGGAAAGCAAGGATGGTGTAGACAATATTAGGATGATACCTGGTGTTCACAATGGTAACTTgatgaaaagaaacaagacagAAACCCATAGAAACTATAGAaaagacttggataaaagttAATCAGAGACCATTGGGTAAGGGCATCTTCCTTCTGATCTATAATAGGCTGATGtacaggagaaggagggaatATCTTGTCTGATAATGTATATATACCAgtggaaacacacatacagttgGTCTCCCTACAGACACTTGAGAGATGAAGGTCTCAGCTCTCCTTGTTGGCCTGATCCTGTCTCTGAGTTTGTGTGACCTGAACTCAGCTCTGAAACAAAGGGTTGAACTTACAGAAGAAATGACTGGTGCTGGAGTCAGCACTGAGGTCTTATCTGTGAACTGTAAACTTCAGGGTACCACTCATCTACCTGCATTCTCAATGGATGGTGACTACGCTATCGGGGGTGTTTTCTCCATACACACCTATATGCATCCAGTAAAAAATAACTACACCACCGAGCCTGAGCCACTAAAGTGCACAGGGAGGTTAGTAAGAGGGAGAAGTGTTGGATAAGTGGATGTTGGTGATGTGGAGGATAGAATTTTTTGAGTTGTATGATGTGCTCACAATTGTGCAAACCTTTTGTGcaatgtttctctttttgttaCATTAGATGCCAAATGGGTATTTGGCCATGTAAATCAAAATCAATATAGTCACATCATAGTGTATTTCTTAACTGAAAATATCTGCTTCATAAAGCGTTTATGAATATTAATAGGGTTTAAGCAAATTGAGACTTTTAACTGAATTGACTAATGTTCCATGTATTCACATTCCTATGAATAGAGCAGTATGAGTTATCATCCATAACTTAAAGTTCTACTTTATTGTGTATTTTCAGTTGCAAACATAAACAATGTAAATTTGAACAGTGATAGGATTTTGTGTGTGCAGAATTGAGTCCCGTGAGCTGCGCTTCTCACGTGCAATGGTTTTTGCCATTGAGGAGAttaacaacagcacagagctgctgccagGCATCAAACTTGGTTATCAGATCCATGACTCCTGTGCCTCAGTGCCTCTGACAATGCATGTGGCATTCCAGCTTTCAAATGGGCTGGAACCAGTGTTTTACACAGGCAACAACTGCTCGCAATCTGGTGTGGTGATGGCTATCGTTGGTGAGTCCGGGTCCACGCCATCAATCAGCATGGCACGCATCATCGGGTCCTTTAACATTCCTCaggtatatatttttaattctggcaaactttgtgtgtttaatatgGGCCAATGctgatttttttgtctgtgccaTTAAACAATTACACTGTCATATTGCCTTAGGTGAGCCACTTTGCCACTTGTGCATGCTTGTCTGATAAGCAACAGTACCCGAGTTTCTTCAGAACAATCCCCAGTGACCAGTTCCAGGCTGACGCACTGGCCAAGCTGGTAAAACATTTTGGCTGGACTTGGATAGGTGCTGTTTGTTCAGATTCAGACTACGGCAATAATGGCATGGCCTCTTTCCTGGATGCAGCACAGAAGGAGGGAATATGTGTGGAATACTCTGAATCTTTCTATCGGACCCACCCACTTAGCAGGATCCAGAGAGTAGCTGACATTATCCGCAGGTTTCTAAATAACTGATTGAATGTGCATCTTGTGctcacaataaaaacatatatatatatatataaaaaaaaaaaaataatatatatatatatatatatatatatatatatatatatatatatatatatatatatatatatatagcatgtTAAGTTCTCCCATGTTCATTAATGTGTATATTCATACCTATTTAAAAGGATAATTTCATGTTTGTGTCAATGATTGTTTATTTGGTGCTTGTGTTGGTAATATAATGCACTGTAATGTCTCCATAGATCAACTGCTAtggttgttgtggcatttgcaGCCTCAGGCGACATGAGGATCCTGCTCAAGGAGTTGTCACGCAAGCGTTCTCCACCTCGCCAGTGGATAGGCAGCGAGGCCTGGGTAACTAACCCAGATATGCTGAGCTTTAGGATCTGTGCTGGAGCCATTGGATTTGGCATTCAGCAATCTGTAATCCCAGGTCTGAGAGAATTCTTGCTGGATCTCTCTCCCACTAAAGTGGCTGCCTCTCCAGTGCTTACTGAGTTCTGGGAGGATGCTTTCAACTGCAGGCTGGGAAAAGGTTAGAAAGTTATATTGATATTTATATAACATTAAGTCCACTGGATCCTCCCATCCCCTGCAACTTCTTTAAAGTCAATCCCTAGATTTTCAGAGAGGGAAATACAATGATTGAATGAACAATGTGGTGGACATAAATTGTAACTCTGTAAATGCGCTCATTAGATGACGTCAGGTCAAGTTTAGGCCTTCTGCTGTTTTATTGAAAATTTAGCTGAGCTTAGCTGCAGGGGTTCCAAAACACCACCATTTAACAGAAGAATGTAAATTATTAGAATGTAGCTGTACAGTACTACTACACTGATAAGGCTTTCGGAATGtatgtttatttcatgttttcaggTCCAACCATGaacaagagtgtgtgtgatggaacTGAAGACATACAAACTCTCCAAGACCCATACACTGACATATCTCAGTTACGAATCACCAACATGGTATATAAGGCTGTTTATGCAATAGCTCATGCCATTCATAATGCAGTGTGTCAGGACACAAATTCTACAACTCATTGTGACAAATATGCCAAGATAGAGTCCAAACAGGTCAGTAAAAGTCATTTAGTCATCTTAATGGTGTTAATTCACATTTTTTGcttaaaatttacattttgtgaattatttatttttactctaTAATTCTTTTACTTAATGCATCATCACAGGTTCTTACTCAACTGAAGAAGTTAAATTTTTCCAAAAATGGTTATGATGTGACATTTGATGCCAACGGGGATCCTGTGGCTACATACGAGCTGGTTAACTGGCAAAAAAGTGAGAGTGGCAGCAATGAGTTGGTGACAGTAGGGCGCTATGATGCATCACTCCTGGTGGGCCAGGAGTTCCTTATCA from Sparus aurata chromosome 2, fSpaAur1.1, whole genome shotgun sequence harbors:
- the LOC115573567 gene encoding extracellular calcium-sensing receptor-like yields the protein MHTVKHNYTTEPEPLKCIGRIESRELRFSRAMVFAIEEINNSTELLPGIKLGYQIHDSCASVPLTMLVAFQLSNGLEPVFYTGNNCSQSGVVMAIVGESGSTPSISMARIIGSFNIPQVSHFATCACLSDKQQYPSFFRTIPSDQFQADALAKLVKHFGWTWIGAVRSDSDYGNNGMASFLQAAQKEGICVEYSESFYRTHPRNRIQRVADIIRRSTAMVVVAFVASGDMRILLKELSHRPSPPRQWIGSEDWVTNPDMLSFRICTGAIGFGIQQSVIPGLREFLLDLSPTKVAASPVLTEFWENAFSCRLGNGATINKSVCNGTEDIKILQDPYTDTSQLRITNMVYKAVYAIAHAIHNAMCKDTNSTAQCDKLTRIKSKQVLTQLKKLNFSKNGDDVSFDANGDPVAKYELVNWKKSESDSIEMVTVGHYDASLPEGQEFSINRNLMWVEGGTQVPVSVCSDSCPPGTRKVLQKGKPICCYDCISCPEGEISNATDSPDCFPCPEELWSNAERDTCLSKPVEFLSFDEILGIILAVFSVAGACLAIFIAAVFFHHRSSPIVRANNSELSFLLLFSLTLCFLCSLTFIGVPSKWSCMLRHTAFGITFVLCISCVLGKTIVVLMAFKATLPGSNVMKWFGPAQQRMTVVSFTFIQVLICTIWLGLSPPFPMKNLILYKERIILECALGSAIGFWVVLGYIGLLALFCFVLAVLARKLPDNFNEAKLITFSMLIFCAVWITFIPAYVSSPGKFTVAVEIFAILASSFGLILCIFAPKCYIILFKPKKNTKKKIMNKN
- the LOC115573162 gene encoding extracellular calcium-sensing receptor-like, yielding MDGDYAIGGVFSIHTYMHPVKNNYTTEPEPLKCTGRIESRELRFSRAMVFAIEEINNSTELLPGIKLGYQIHDSCASVPLTMHVAFQLSNGLEPVFYTGNNCSQSGVVMAIVGESGSTPSISMARIIGSFNIPQVSHFATCACLSDKQQYPSFFRTIPSDQFQADALAKLVKHFGWTWIGAVCSDSDYGNNGMASFLDAAQKEGICVEYSESFYRTHPLSRIQRVADIIRRSTAMVVVAFAASGDMRILLKELSRKRSPPRQWIGSEAWVTNPDMLSFRICAGAIGFGIQQSVIPGLREFLLDLSPTKVAASPVLTEFWEDAFNCRLGKGPTMNKSVCDGTEDIQTLQDPYTDISQLRITNMVYKAVYAIAHAIHNAVCQDTNSTTHCDKYAKIESKQVLTQLKKLNFSKNGYDVTFDANGDPVATYELVNWQKSESGSNELVTVGRYDASLLVGQEFLINRNLTLVEGSTQVPVSVCSDSCPPGTRKVLQKGKPICCYDCLTCPEGEISNATDTTDCFPCPKEFWPNAERDTCFPKPVEFLSFDEVLGIILAAFSVGGACLAIITAAVFFHHRTSPIVRANNSELSFLLLFSLTLCFLCSLTFIGAPSDWSCMLRHTAFGITFVLCISCVLGKTIVVLMAFKATLPGSNVMKWFGPLQQKMTVVSFTFIQVLICTIWLGLSPPFPIKNLTLYKERIILECALGSAIGFWVVLGYIGLLAVFCFALAVLARKLPDNFNEAKLITFSMLIFCAVWITFIPAYVSSPGKFTVAVEIFAILASSFGLILCIFAPKCYIILFKPEKNTKKHVMNKNQA